From a region of the Sminthopsis crassicaudata isolate SCR6 chromosome 6, ASM4859323v1, whole genome shotgun sequence genome:
- the LOC141546632 gene encoding olfactory receptor 8J1-like: MFQGNLSHVTTFILIGVSEHPELQLPLFFIFFAIYGVTVTGNVGIITLTSIDSQLQTPMYFFLRHLAIINLGNSTVIAPQMLVNFLLEKKTISYYGCIIQHGGFIVFIVAEVFMLAAMAYDRYVAICNPLLYMVVVSRKVCILLVILIYIYGFSTSITVTSSVFSMSYCSSNVINHFYCDNIPLLALSCSSTHIPMTIVYITAAINLFVSLTIILVSYFQIILAILRIRSAEGRKKAFSTCASHMTAVTIFYGTLLFMYVQPQSNHSLDTDKMASVFYTLVIPMLNPLIYSLRNKDVKEALKRVLANSCQTFKNM; encoded by the coding sequence ATGTTTCAAGGAAATCTCTCCCATGTGACCACATTCATTCTCATTGGGGTCTCAGAACATCCAGAGCTTCAGCTTcccctcttcttcatcttctttgctATCTATGGAGTGACCGTGACTGGAAATGTGGGAATCATCACACTCACTAGTATAGATTCTCAACTTCAAACCCCCATGTACTTTTTCCTTAGACACTTGGCAATCATCAATCTTGGCAATTCCACTGTCATTGCTCCCCAGATGCTGGTTAATTTcttgctggagaagaaaaccatTTCCTACTATGGATGTATAATCCAACATGGAGGCTTCATAGTGTTCATAGTTGCTGAGGTTTTCATGTTGGCTGCTATGGCCTATGACCGCTATGTGGCTATTTGTAATCCCCTATTATACATGGTTGTGGTATCACGGAAGGTTTGCATCCTACTTGTCATCCTCATATATATTTATGGCTTCTCAACATCAATCACAGTTACCTCTTCTGTTTTCTCAATGTCTTACTGTTCTTCCAATGTCATTAATCATTTTTACTGTGACAATATCCCTTTGTTAGCTTTATCTTGCTCTTCTACTCATATACCAATGACTATAGTCTATATCACTGCAGCTATAAATCTCTTCGTTTCCTTGACAATTATCCTGGTGTCCTACTTCCAGATCATCTTGGCCATCCTGAGGATACGTTcagcagaaggaagaaaaaaagctttttccaCCTGTGCTTCCCACATGACAGCTGTCACTATTTTCTATGGGACACTCCTCTTTATGTATGTGCAGCCCCAGTCAAACCATTCCTTAGATACTGATAAAATGGCTTCAGTGTTTTATACACTCGTGATCCCTATGTTAAATCCTTTGATATATAGTCTGAGGAACAAGGATGTGAAGGAGGCTCTGAAGAGAGTTCTTGCTAACTCTtgccaaacttttaaaaacatgtaa